The following proteins are encoded in a genomic region of Tigriopus californicus strain San Diego chromosome 6, Tcal_SD_v2.1, whole genome shotgun sequence:
- the LOC131882574 gene encoding uncharacterized protein LOC131882574, which translates to MRGLTNLAILSLTLVSRVASRNLASQSFVQLSSNPTSGPIPYCENGKWISCEQVTVDLMALRSNQPLILPNGEKVSPFESSPGSESGSTTAFYQSEDLLNSMTITFFASGSNEVNAVLHEGDQVFNLAPCDQTGGECHVLAEEDPDLFNVEATSTNSTMRDLELMTKTAIEQLTDVEDRQEQGRFQQDADGTYVATIKIYYTNQFAQTVSNVNAYISNMISQANACFRNSQTQIRLRLLCTQQLNNITEYRDPGQILTQFVNIKGSPANLRGTADFAHLLVRETVPSNCGIGYVGSTQVPFGVSKKDCAIASYTFSHEIGHNLGCSHDRANSPNANPNGYAFGYLFPGTGHRTTMAYWNPNHQSRLNLYSNPSVLFQNVPIGNAQNNCARKIRENARIFASIGSDTDSCGSTTTTSTTTTPSTTETVISTCSTSFSRFLPTGSRVVVQYPLSGNYGNNQRCWWTFVTSSGRQLRLSIERIDIEFQSQCGYDMLAFFGTTSGNLGFCGSGPFNDYTSAGNFIRLRFTSDGSVVRGGFKVTVRATRRKKQILDLMFTPYHAYITFRRDFVPRHFPLFHVPSSSF; encoded by the exons ATGAGAGGTTTAACCAATTTAGCCATTCTTTCCTTGACACTTGTCTCCAGGGTTGCCTCTCG aaaCCTTGCTTCCCAATCCTTTGTGCAACTTTCTTCCAATCCCACGTCTGGGCCCATTCCTTATTGCGAGAACGGCAAATGGATCAGTTGCGAGCAAGTCACCGTTGACCTGATGGCATTGAGAAGCAACCAACCCTTGATTCTGCCCAATGGAGAGAAGGTCAGCCCTTTTGAATCCTCACCAG GATCCGAGTCCGGATCAACCACGGCGTTTTATCAATCTGAGGACCTGTTGAACTCCATGACCATCACTTTCTTCGCCTCGGGCTCCAATGAAGTCAATGCCGTCCTTCATGAGGGCGACCAAGTATTCAACTTGGCGCCTTGCGACCAAACTGGTGGTGAATGTCACGTTTTAGCCGAGGAGGATCCGGACTTGTTCAATGTGGAGGCGACCTCGACCAACTCCACAATGAGGGACTTGGAGTTGATG ACCAAGACCGCCATAGAGCAACTCACTGATGTGGAGGACCGACAAGAGCAAGGTCGATTCCAACAAGATGCTGATGGGACGTACGTGGCCACCATCAAGATCTACTACACCAATCAATTTGCCCAAACTGTATCTAACGTGAATGCCTACATCTCGAACATGATCAGTCAAGCCAATGCTTGCTTCAGGAACTCACAAACCCAGATCCGTTTGCGATTGCTCTGTACCCAACAACTGAACAACATCACTGAATACCGAGATCCGGGTCaaattttgacccaatttgTTAACATTAAAG GTAGCCCAGCCAATCTGCGAGGAACGGCCGATTTCGCCCATCTCCTTGTGCGAGAGACTGTTCCAAGCAATTGCGGAATTGGCTACGTCGGGAGCACACAAGTTCCGTTTGGGGTGTCCAAGAAGGATTGCGCCATTGCCAGTTATACCTTTAGCCACGAGATTGGTCATAACTTGGGATGCAGCCATGACCGTGCCAATTCGCCCAATGCTAATCCCAATGGTTATGCATTCGGTTACCTGTTTCCTGGCACTGGACACCGAACTACAATGGC ATATTGGAATCCTAACCATCAATCTAGGTTGAACCTTTACTCCAACCCAAGTGTACTGTTCCAGAACGTCCCAATTGGCAATGCCCAGAACAATTGCGCTCGCAAGATCCGAGAAAACGCCCGGATATTTGCCAGTATTGGCTCGGACACCGACTCATGTG gatccaccacaaccacctccaccaccaccactcctTCAACAACGGAGACCGTCATCTCAACCTGTTCGACTTCGTTCTCCCGATTTTTGCCCACTGGATCGAGAGTGGTGGTTCAGTATCCACTTTCTGGAAACTATGGCAATAATCAGCGATGTTGGTGGACATTTGTG ACCTCATCTGGCCGGCAGCTCAGACTGAGTATCGAGAGAATTGATATTGAATTCCAAAGTCAATGTGGTTACGATATGCTCGCTTTCTTTGGAACAACTTCCGGGAACCTGGGCTTCTGCGGCTCTGGACCTTTCAATGATTACACCTCTGCGGGCAATTTCATTCGTCTGAGATTCACTTCGGATGGCTCCGTGGTTAGAGGAGGCTTCAAAGTCACTGTTCGag CCACACGAAGAAAGAAACAGATCCTGGACCTAATGTTCACCCCATATCATGCATACATAACATTTCGGCGAGACTTCGTCCCAAGGCATTTCCCATTGTTTCATGTTCCAAGCAGCTCTTTCTGA